A single region of the Alosa alosa isolate M-15738 ecotype Scorff River chromosome 6, AALO_Geno_1.1, whole genome shotgun sequence genome encodes:
- the ppp4cb gene encoding serine/threonine-protein phosphatase 4 catalytic subunit B → MGDISDLDRQIDQLRRCELIKENEVKALCAKAREILVEESNVQRVDSPVTVCGDIHGQFYDLKELFRVGGDVPETNYLFMGDFVDRGFYSVETFLLLLALKVRYPDRITLIRGNHESRQITQVYGFYDECLRKYGSVTVWRYCTEIFDYLSLSAIIDGKIFCVHGGLSPSIQTLDQIRTIDRKQEVPHDGPMCDLLWSDPEDTTGWGVSPRGAGYLFGSDVVAQFNAANDIDMICRAHQLVMEGYKWHFNETVLTVWSAPNYCYRCGNVAAILELDEHLQKEFIIFEAAPQETRGIPSKKPVADYFL, encoded by the exons ATGGGTGACATCAGCGATCTGGACAGACAGATCGACCAGCTGAGGAGATGTGAGCTCATCAAAGAAAATGAGGTCAAAGCACTGTGTGCCAAAGCCAG AGAAATCCTTGTGGAGGAGAGCAACGTACAGAGAGTAGATTCTCCAGTGACA GTATGTGGTGATATCCATGGACAGTTCTACGACCTGAAGGAGCTGTTTAGA GTGGGCGGTGATGTTCCGGAGACTAACTACCTCTTCATGGGCGACTTTGTGGATCGAGGGTTCTACAGTGTTGAGACATTTCTCCTGCTTTTGGCTCTCAAG GTGCGCTACCCTGACAGAATCACGCTCATCCGTGGCAACCACGAGTCGCGGCAGATCACGCAGGTGTATGGGTTCTACGACGAGTGTCTCAGAAAGTACGGCTCTGTGACTGTGTGGAGGTACTGCACGGAGATCTTCGACTACCTGTCCCTCTCGGCCATCATTGATGGAAAG ATCTTCTGTGTGCACGGTGGTCTCTCGCCCTCCATACAGACACTGGACCAGATTAGAACCATCgacaggaaacaggaagtgCCACATGACGGCCCCATGTGCGACCTCCTCTGGTCAGACCCTGAAG ACACTACCGGCTGGGGTGTGAGTCCGCGCGGAGCTGGCTACCTGTTTGGCAGTGACGTCGTGGCCCAGTTTAACGCTGCTAACGACATAGACATGATCTGTCGAGCCCATCAGCTGGTCATGGAGGGATACAAATGGCACTTCAACGAGACAGTCCTCACTGTGTGGTCAGCTCCCAACTACTGCtatag GTGTGGTAacgtggcggccatcttggagcTGGATGAGCACCTGCAGAAAGAGTTCATCATCTTTGAGGCGGCGCCGCAGGAGACGCGCGGCATCCCCTCCAAAAAGCCTGTGGCCGACTACTTCCTGTGA